One segment of Massilia sp. Se16.2.3 DNA contains the following:
- a CDS encoding alpha/beta fold hydrolase yields MLSATSGGIDLSAYDAHDWRPAMRAAQPDLPDWFIRCRDDLTSNLATLRIPTLLLWGDADPISPVAVGERLAGLLPRAQLHVFPAADHSLGSSLASRVAPLIDAHLLSEHS; encoded by the coding sequence GTGCTGTCCGCGACCTCGGGCGGGATCGACCTGTCGGCGTATGACGCGCACGACTGGCGCCCGGCCATGCGCGCCGCCCAGCCCGATTTGCCCGACTGGTTCATCCGCTGCCGGGACGACCTGACGTCCAACCTGGCCACGCTGCGTATTCCCACGCTGCTGCTGTGGGGCGATGCGGACCCGATCAGTCCCGTAGCGGTAGGCGAGCGCCTGGCCGGCTTGCTGCCACGGGCGCAGCTGCACGTCTTCCCCGCTGCGGACCACAGCCTTGGCTCCAGCCTGGCCAGCCGTGTGGCGCCGCTGATCGACGCGCACCTGCTGTCGGAGCACAGCTGA
- a CDS encoding cyanophycinase, whose product MNASTPAPRFLSRSLFRSISTGCRFGLLALALGGAQAAHAAKPYQHFAVGDTTDVALPRPAAPALVLMGGGPDVDQAFKWMIQKGGGGNFVVIRATGTDAYNPYIYAMGGVRSVETFVLPSRAAASDPFVLQRIRGAEAVFIAGGDQSDYIRYWKDTPLEAALQELANRNVPLGGTSAGLAVLGQYIYSGMNQSVTSPQALANPYDKNVTLDRDFLALPVLNRVITDSHLDTRDRMGRLVAFLGRIVNDGWTSSARGIGVDVETALLVEGAQAQRVGLGDVYFLQTVGLPQVCAPKTPLTYQNVGVQRLSGTGSFDLNNWASYGATVNYSISAVKGVLVSNQPGGSAY is encoded by the coding sequence ATGAACGCATCGACACCCGCTCCGCGCTTCCTGTCCCGCTCCCTGTTCCGTTCGATATCCACCGGCTGCCGGTTCGGCCTCCTTGCCCTGGCCCTGGGCGGCGCCCAGGCTGCCCATGCGGCCAAGCCGTACCAGCACTTTGCCGTCGGCGACACCACCGACGTCGCGCTGCCGCGCCCGGCCGCGCCTGCGCTGGTCCTGATGGGCGGCGGACCCGACGTCGACCAGGCCTTCAAATGGATGATCCAGAAAGGCGGGGGCGGCAACTTCGTCGTCATCCGCGCCACCGGGACCGATGCCTACAATCCCTACATCTACGCCATGGGCGGGGTGCGCTCGGTCGAGACCTTCGTGCTGCCGAGCCGGGCGGCGGCCAGCGATCCCTTCGTGCTGCAGCGCATCCGCGGTGCCGAGGCTGTCTTCATCGCCGGCGGCGACCAGAGCGACTACATCCGCTACTGGAAGGACACGCCGCTGGAGGCCGCGCTGCAGGAGCTTGCCAACCGCAATGTGCCGCTGGGCGGTACCAGCGCCGGCCTGGCCGTGCTCGGGCAGTACATTTATTCCGGCATGAACCAGTCGGTGACCTCGCCCCAGGCATTGGCCAATCCCTACGACAAGAATGTCACACTCGACCGCGACTTCCTGGCGCTGCCCGTCCTGAACCGGGTGATCACGGATTCGCACCTGGACACGCGCGACCGCATGGGACGCCTGGTCGCCTTCCTCGGCCGCATCGTCAACGATGGCTGGACAAGCAGCGCGCGCGGCATCGGCGTCGATGTCGAGACGGCGCTGCTGGTGGAAGGGGCCCAGGCGCAGCGGGTTGGCCTGGGCGACGTATACTTCCTGCAGACGGTCGGCCTGCCGCAGGTATGCGCGCCGAAGACGCCGCTCACCTACCAGAACGTCGGCGTCCAGCGCCTGTCCGGCACGGGCAGCTTCGACCTGAACAACTGGGCCAGCTATGGCGCGACCGTCAATTATTCGATCTCGGCCGTGAAGGGTGTGCTGGTGTCGAACCAGCCAGGCGGCTCGGCGTATTGA
- a CDS encoding M28 family peptidase → MRNFFQSHWKAIVALVLLIVVAVMTIRPNPASAALDLAGRMREHVRAIASEEHNTATPKALERAAVYIETTLRQAGYVPTRQEYEVAGQRVRNIEVAVANVAQGKRPERIFIVGAHYDSAPGAPGANDNGSGTAAVLELARLLKTVQPRAGTEVRFVFFVNEEPPWFMGADMGSMRHAAEMKRRGQNVEAALVLETMGYYTDAPHTQQLPPGLEGRYPSTGNFIAFVGTLESSKLVRDALAAFRGASDFPAEGLAAPAHTTGVTLSDHSSYSRHGYPALMITDTAFMRYPYYHTAQDTPDKLDYDSMARVVTGLAKTIVSLAGAAQG, encoded by the coding sequence ATGCGGAATTTCTTTCAATCACATTGGAAGGCGATCGTTGCGCTCGTCCTGCTCATCGTGGTCGCCGTCATGACGATCCGTCCGAACCCGGCCAGCGCCGCGCTCGACCTGGCCGGACGCATGCGCGAGCACGTGCGCGCCATCGCCTCCGAAGAACACAACACGGCCACGCCGAAGGCGCTCGAGCGCGCGGCCGTCTACATCGAAACGACGCTGCGGCAAGCGGGCTATGTGCCGACACGGCAGGAGTACGAGGTGGCGGGCCAGCGGGTGCGCAACATCGAAGTCGCGGTGGCCAATGTCGCGCAGGGCAAGCGGCCCGAGCGCATCTTCATCGTCGGCGCGCACTACGATTCGGCGCCGGGCGCGCCGGGCGCGAACGACAACGGCAGCGGCACCGCCGCCGTATTGGAACTGGCCCGGCTCTTGAAAACCGTGCAGCCGCGCGCCGGCACCGAGGTGCGCTTCGTGTTTTTCGTGAACGAGGAGCCGCCCTGGTTCATGGGCGCCGACATGGGCAGCATGCGCCACGCGGCGGAAATGAAACGCCGGGGCCAGAACGTCGAAGCCGCGCTGGTGCTCGAAACCATGGGTTACTACACCGACGCGCCACATACCCAGCAATTGCCGCCGGGGCTGGAGGGACGCTACCCGAGCACGGGCAACTTCATCGCCTTTGTCGGCACCCTCGAATCGTCGAAGCTCGTGCGCGATGCGCTGGCCGCGTTTCGCGGCGCATCCGATTTCCCGGCCGAGGGCCTGGCCGCGCCGGCGCACACGACCGGCGTGACGCTGTCGGATCACTCCTCCTACAGCCGGCACGGCTATCCGGCGCTGATGATCACGGATACGGCCTTCATGCGCTATCCCTACTACCACACGGCGCAGGATACGCCGGACAAGCTCGATTACGACAGCATGGCGCGCGTGGTGACGGGGCTGGCGAAGACGATCGTGTCGCTGGCGGGGGCGGCGCAGGGGTAG
- a CDS encoding PP2C family serine/threonine-protein phosphatase has translation MQFSVYQQSHIGGRRVNQDRMGYCFTRDSLLLVLADGMGGHQHGEIASTIAMQTLSMMFQMQARPYVRKPERFLEDALLQAHRDILDYTTRHKLPETPRTTVVACLVQHNCAIWAHCGDSRLYWVRGDKVLAQTRDHSHVEHLISRGLATPEERATHPDRNKLYNCLGASKAPRIDVSSQVILSAGDILMLCSDGLWAMVPDAEMVRALAAKPVVQAIPELIALATSVGGPRADNTTALAISWQGAQDEDAGPDVISTGQLPENQVSSIIGSAPPGSGDADPFDEDEIEKAIAEINEAIEKSSQVLK, from the coding sequence ATGCAGTTTTCCGTCTACCAGCAAAGCCATATCGGCGGGCGCCGGGTCAACCAGGACCGCATGGGCTACTGCTTCACGCGCGATTCGCTGCTGCTGGTGCTGGCCGACGGCATGGGCGGCCACCAGCATGGCGAGATCGCCTCGACGATCGCCATGCAGACGCTGTCGATGATGTTCCAGATGCAGGCCAGGCCTTACGTCAGGAAGCCGGAGCGCTTCCTGGAAGACGCGCTGTTGCAGGCGCACCGCGACATCCTCGACTACACCACGCGCCACAAGCTGCCCGAGACGCCGCGCACCACCGTGGTGGCCTGCCTGGTCCAGCACAACTGCGCCATCTGGGCCCATTGCGGCGACTCGCGCCTGTACTGGGTGCGCGGCGACAAGGTGCTGGCGCAGACGCGCGACCATTCGCACGTCGAACACCTGATCTCGAGAGGCCTGGCCACCCCCGAGGAACGCGCCACCCATCCGGACCGCAACAAGCTGTATAACTGCCTGGGCGCGAGCAAGGCGCCGCGCATCGATGTTTCGTCCCAGGTCATCCTGTCGGCGGGAGACATCCTGATGCTGTGCTCCGACGGCCTCTGGGCCATGGTGCCGGACGCCGAGATGGTGCGTGCGCTGGCGGCCAAGCCGGTGGTGCAGGCCATCCCCGAACTGATCGCCCTGGCGACCTCGGTCGGCGGGCCGCGTGCCGACAACACGACGGCGCTGGCGATCAGCTGGCAGGGCGCGCAGGACGAGGACGCCGGCCCCGATGTGATCTCGACCGGCCAGCTGCCGGAAAACCAGGTCAGCAGCATCATCGGCAGCGCGCCGCCCGGCAGTGGCGACGCCGACCCCTTCGACGAAGACGAAATCGAAAAGGCGATCGCCGAGATCAACGAGGCGATCGAGAAGTCTTCCCAGGTGCTCAAATAA
- the hemW gene encoding radical SAM family heme chaperone HemW — translation MIPIKVAGAQVGEARSPAQAALQYLQPGALNLTALPPLSLYIHFPWCVRKCPYCDFNSHEAKGELPEQAYLDAVRLDLEQSLPLIWGRKIHTVFIGGGTPSLMSAAGLDRLLTDVRTLLPLELNAEITMEANPGTFEAERFRQYRDSGVNRLSIGIQSFNGEHLKALGRIHDEREAMRAVEIAASTFDNFNLDLMYALPGQTLEGARQDLQTALSFAPPHLSLYHLTMEPNTVFAKYPPSLPDDDLSADMQDMIAETMAGAGFEHYEVSAYARPGHRARHNLNYWNFGDYLGIGAGAHSKISFPHRILRQARFKQPASFMEAAQRGNPVQEEHEIGRADMGFEFMLNALRLTDGFDPNLFGERTGMSITAISRALDAAEAKGLLTRDFKLIRPTELGQRFLNDLQEMFLGEAK, via the coding sequence ATGATCCCGATCAAAGTCGCCGGCGCCCAGGTCGGTGAAGCCCGTTCGCCGGCGCAGGCCGCACTGCAATACCTGCAGCCGGGCGCGCTGAACCTGACGGCCTTGCCGCCGCTGTCGCTGTACATCCATTTTCCATGGTGCGTGCGCAAATGCCCCTACTGCGATTTCAATTCGCACGAGGCCAAGGGCGAGCTGCCGGAGCAGGCTTACCTCGACGCTGTACGGCTCGACCTGGAGCAATCGCTGCCGCTGATCTGGGGCCGCAAGATCCACACCGTCTTCATCGGCGGCGGTACGCCCAGTCTGATGTCGGCCGCGGGCCTCGACCGTTTATTGACGGACGTGCGCACGCTGCTGCCCCTCGAGCTGAATGCGGAAATCACGATGGAGGCCAATCCCGGCACCTTCGAGGCCGAACGCTTCCGCCAGTACCGCGACAGCGGCGTGAATCGCCTGTCGATCGGCATCCAGAGCTTCAACGGCGAACACCTCAAGGCGCTCGGCCGCATTCACGACGAGCGCGAGGCCATGCGTGCGGTGGAGATCGCGGCATCGACCTTCGACAATTTCAACCTCGACCTGATGTACGCGCTGCCGGGGCAGACCCTGGAAGGGGCGCGCCAGGACCTGCAGACGGCGCTCTCGTTCGCGCCGCCGCACCTGTCGCTGTACCACCTGACGATGGAGCCGAACACGGTCTTCGCCAAGTATCCGCCCAGCCTGCCGGACGACGACCTCAGCGCCGACATGCAGGACATGATCGCCGAGACGATGGCCGGCGCCGGCTTCGAGCACTACGAAGTGTCGGCCTACGCCCGTCCCGGCCACCGCGCCCGCCACAACCTGAACTACTGGAACTTCGGCGACTACCTCGGCATCGGCGCCGGCGCGCATTCGAAGATCTCGTTCCCGCACCGCATCCTGCGCCAGGCGCGCTTCAAGCAGCCGGCGTCCTTCATGGAGGCGGCCCAGCGCGGCAATCCCGTGCAGGAAGAGCATGAGATCGGCCGCGCCGACATGGGCTTCGAGTTCATGCTCAACGCCCTGCGCCTGACCGATGGTTTCGACCCGAACCTGTTCGGCGAGCGCACCGGCATGAGCATCACGGCGATCAGCCGCGCGCTCGACGCCGCCGAGGCCAAGGGTCTGCTGACGCGCGACTTCAAGCTGATCCGCCCGACGGAACTCGGCCAGCGCTTCCTCAACGACCTGCAGGAGATGTTCCTGGGCGAGGCGAAGTAG
- a CDS encoding efflux transporter outer membrane subunit, with product MQKLKLILTPLALAMMLSGCLSLAPKYERPQAPVAPAFPPELPKSGGTTLPTATSEAPANLAWQRFFADARLRQLIDMALANNRDLRVSILNIEQARAQYRITRADRLPTVAAVVSGNRQTTGEDAPIQSLYQAGLGVSDFELDLFGRVRNLSESALAQYLATEEARRTAQISLIASVANSYLTLLADDELLAITQQTLKTREESDRLTRLRFENGVVSKLELQQSTSLVENARGTLAQLQRLRAQDANLLTLLVGQQIPENLPAGATLATTELPDLPAGLPSDLLTTRPDIRAAEQQLIAANANIGAARANYFPRISLTGSVGSASTELSGLFKSGSFGWTFAPQAVLPIFDLDRISAGVDAAKAGRDIAVAQYERSIQTAFREVADALAGQATYSEQLRAQRAVAVAEQDRFNLSELRYKSGAASYLDLLDAQRSLFQAQQAAVQANLARLQNQVTLYRVLGGGWSEPASNAQAAR from the coding sequence ATGCAAAAACTCAAACTCATCCTGACCCCACTGGCGCTGGCCATGATGCTGTCCGGCTGCCTGTCGCTGGCGCCGAAGTACGAGCGTCCGCAGGCGCCCGTGGCCCCCGCCTTCCCCCCCGAGCTGCCAAAGAGCGGCGGCACGACGCTGCCGACGGCGACGTCGGAAGCGCCGGCGAACCTCGCCTGGCAGCGCTTCTTTGCCGACGCGCGCCTGCGCCAGCTGATCGACATGGCGCTGGCGAACAACCGCGACCTGCGCGTGTCCATCCTGAACATCGAGCAGGCGCGCGCGCAGTACCGCATCACCCGCGCCGACCGCCTGCCGACCGTCGCGGCGGTCGTCTCCGGCAACCGCCAGACCACGGGCGAAGACGCGCCGATCCAGAGCCTCTACCAGGCTGGCCTGGGCGTGTCGGACTTCGAACTGGACCTGTTCGGCCGTGTGCGCAACCTGTCGGAATCGGCGCTGGCGCAATACCTCGCCACCGAGGAAGCGCGCCGCACCGCCCAGATCAGCCTGATCGCATCGGTGGCCAACAGCTACCTGACCCTGCTGGCCGACGACGAACTGCTGGCGATCACCCAGCAGACCTTGAAGACCCGCGAAGAGTCCGACCGCCTGACGCGCCTGCGCTTCGAGAACGGCGTCGTCTCCAAGCTGGAACTGCAGCAATCGACCTCGCTGGTGGAAAACGCCCGCGGTACGCTGGCCCAGCTGCAGCGCCTGCGCGCGCAGGACGCCAACCTGCTGACTCTGCTGGTGGGCCAGCAGATTCCTGAAAACCTGCCTGCCGGCGCGACGCTGGCCACGACCGAACTGCCCGACCTGCCGGCCGGCCTGCCGTCGGACCTGTTGACGACACGCCCGGACATCCGCGCGGCCGAGCAGCAGCTGATCGCGGCCAACGCCAACATCGGCGCGGCGCGCGCGAACTACTTCCCGCGCATCTCGCTGACCGGCAGCGTCGGCAGCGCCAGCACCGAACTCTCGGGCCTGTTCAAGTCGGGCTCCTTCGGCTGGACCTTCGCCCCGCAGGCCGTCCTGCCAATCTTCGACCTGGACCGCATCAGTGCCGGCGTCGACGCGGCCAAGGCCGGGCGCGACATCGCGGTGGCCCAGTACGAGCGGTCGATCCAGACCGCGTTCCGCGAAGTGGCGGACGCGCTGGCCGGCCAGGCCACCTACAGCGAGCAGCTGCGTGCCCAGCGCGCCGTCGCCGTGGCCGAGCAGGACCGCTTCAACCTGTCCGAGCTGCGCTACAAGAGCGGCGCGGCCAGCTACCTCGACCTGCTCGACGCCCAGCGTTCGCTGTTCCAGGCCCAGCAGGCCGCGGTGCAGGCAAACCTGGCGCGCCTGCAGAACCAGGTCACGCTGTACCGCGTGCTGGGCGGCGGCTGGTCGGAACCGGCGTCGAACGCGCAGGCGGCGCGCTGA
- a CDS encoding efflux RND transporter permease subunit, giving the protein MARFFIDRPIFAWVIALFIMVIGAVSITQLPIAQYPNVAPPSIVVNAAYPGASAQTLEDSVISVIEREMNGSPGLVYMESSSTANGSGSITLTFETGTNPELAQVDVQNRLSRAAPRLPAAVNQQGVRVDKVRANFLLFTILSSDDPKWDPIALGDYASRTVLPEIQRIKGVGTAQLFGTERAMRVWIDPAKLVGFRLSPADVNNAIRSQNAQVASGTIGELPLAQGQEITATVVVTGQLSTVEQFGNIVLRANPDGSTVRLKDVARIEIGAQAYGTSARLNGKPSTGIGVQLAPSGNALETARLVRERMDELSKFFPKGMKATVPFDSSKFIDISIEQVLHTLVEALVLVFLVMYLFLQNFRYTIIPTIVVPVALLGSLGTLLALGYSINVLTMFGMVLVIGIVVDDAIVVVENVERIMSEEGLPPLEATRKAMGQISGAIIGVTVVLMSVFVPLAFFAGAVGNIYRQFSVVMVSSIAFSAFLALSLTPALCAHLLKPVEAGHHHEKKGFFGWFNRRFAKTAKGYEGWVGKLIRGSGRALVAFVVVIGLVTLLFTRLPNSFLPNEDQGYVIANIQLPPGATLERTNEVMKTAEAFIMKQPEVANMVSVLGFSFSGAGQNMALAFIPLKDWSERKGADSNAGAVANRIIGGLSGVRDAFIFALSPPPIPELGRGTGFSFRLQDRGGNGHNALLAARNQLLGMASQSKILAGVRPEGLEDAPQLMLDIDRDKAQALGVSFDAINSAISTSLGSSYVNDFPNAGRLQRVVVQADAKDRMQPDDLLRLNALNVQGNPVPLSSFATTKWVTGPMQTLRYNGYPAMSISGDAKPGYSTGDALAEMEALAAKLPPGFAFEWTGQSREEQLSGGTMGILMAFSLLAIFLALAALYESWSIPVAVLLVVPFGILGAVLAAMLRSYPNDVYFKIGLVTIIGLAAKNAVLIIEFAKDLQAQGRSPMEAAIEAAHLRFRPIIMTSLAFILGVLPLVIAGGAGSASQRAIGTGVMGGMMTASTLGVLFVPMFFVVVRKIFKGSERQRKKYAHEEDTSKVIEEKI; this is encoded by the coding sequence ATGGCACGTTTTTTTATTGACCGCCCTATTTTCGCCTGGGTGATCGCGCTGTTCATCATGGTGATCGGCGCGGTCTCGATCACCCAGCTGCCGATCGCCCAGTACCCGAACGTGGCCCCGCCATCGATCGTGGTCAATGCCGCCTATCCGGGCGCATCGGCGCAGACCCTGGAAGACTCGGTCATCTCCGTCATCGAACGCGAGATGAACGGTTCGCCGGGCCTGGTCTACATGGAGTCGAGCAGCACTGCCAACGGCAGCGGCTCGATCACCCTGACCTTCGAGACCGGCACCAACCCGGAACTCGCCCAGGTGGACGTACAGAACCGCCTGTCGCGCGCGGCCCCGCGCCTGCCGGCGGCGGTGAACCAGCAGGGCGTGCGCGTCGACAAGGTGCGCGCGAACTTCCTGCTGTTTACCATCCTGTCGTCGGATGACCCGAAATGGGACCCGATCGCGCTGGGCGACTATGCCTCGCGCACGGTGCTGCCTGAAATCCAGCGTATCAAGGGTGTCGGTACCGCCCAGCTGTTCGGTACCGAGCGCGCCATGCGTGTCTGGATCGACCCGGCCAAGCTGGTGGGCTTCCGCCTGTCGCCCGCCGATGTGAACAACGCCATCCGCAGCCAGAACGCCCAGGTGGCCTCGGGCACCATTGGCGAACTGCCGCTGGCGCAAGGCCAGGAAATCACTGCCACGGTGGTGGTCACCGGCCAGCTCTCGACCGTCGAACAGTTCGGCAACATCGTGCTGCGCGCGAACCCGGACGGCTCGACCGTGCGCCTGAAGGACGTGGCCCGCATCGAGATCGGCGCCCAGGCCTATGGCACCTCGGCGCGCCTGAACGGCAAGCCCTCCACCGGTATCGGCGTGCAGCTGGCGCCAAGCGGCAATGCGCTGGAAACGGCACGCCTGGTGCGCGAACGCATGGACGAACTGTCGAAGTTCTTCCCAAAGGGAATGAAGGCCACGGTGCCGTTCGACAGTTCCAAATTCATCGACATCTCGATCGAGCAGGTGCTGCATACCCTGGTCGAAGCGCTGGTGCTGGTGTTCCTGGTGATGTATCTCTTCCTGCAGAACTTCCGCTACACCATCATCCCGACCATCGTCGTGCCGGTGGCGCTTCTGGGTTCGCTCGGTACCCTGCTGGCGCTGGGCTACTCGATCAACGTGCTGACCATGTTCGGCATGGTGCTGGTCATCGGTATCGTCGTCGACGATGCCATCGTGGTCGTCGAGAACGTCGAGCGCATCATGTCCGAAGAAGGCCTGCCGCCGCTGGAAGCAACCCGCAAGGCCATGGGCCAGATCTCGGGCGCCATCATCGGCGTGACCGTGGTCCTGATGTCGGTGTTCGTGCCGCTGGCCTTCTTTGCCGGCGCGGTCGGTAACATCTACCGCCAGTTCTCGGTCGTCATGGTGTCCTCGATCGCCTTCTCGGCCTTCCTGGCGCTGTCGCTGACCCCGGCGCTGTGCGCGCACTTGCTCAAACCCGTCGAAGCCGGCCACCACCACGAGAAGAAGGGTTTCTTCGGCTGGTTCAACCGCCGCTTCGCGAAGACCGCCAAGGGCTATGAAGGCTGGGTCGGGAAGCTGATCCGCGGTTCCGGCCGCGCGCTGGTGGCCTTCGTGGTCGTCATCGGCCTGGTCACGCTGCTGTTCACGCGCCTGCCGAACTCCTTCCTGCCGAACGAAGACCAGGGCTATGTGATCGCCAACATCCAGCTGCCGCCAGGCGCGACGCTCGAGCGCACCAACGAAGTGATGAAGACTGCCGAAGCCTTCATCATGAAGCAGCCGGAAGTGGCGAACATGGTCAGCGTGCTGGGCTTCTCGTTCTCGGGCGCGGGCCAGAACATGGCGCTGGCCTTCATTCCGCTGAAGGACTGGAGCGAGCGCAAAGGCGCGGACTCGAACGCGGGCGCTGTCGCCAACCGCATCATCGGCGGCCTGTCGGGCGTGCGCGACGCTTTCATCTTCGCCCTGTCCCCGCCACCGATTCCGGAACTGGGCCGCGGTACCGGCTTCTCGTTCCGCCTGCAGGACCGCGGCGGCAACGGCCACAATGCCCTGCTCGCAGCGCGTAACCAGCTGCTGGGCATGGCCTCGCAAAGCAAGATCCTGGCGGGCGTGCGTCCGGAAGGCCTGGAAGATGCGCCCCAGCTGATGCTCGATATCGACCGCGACAAGGCGCAAGCCCTGGGCGTGAGCTTTGACGCCATCAACTCCGCGATCTCGACCTCGCTCGGCTCGAGCTATGTGAACGACTTCCCGAACGCCGGCCGCCTGCAGCGTGTCGTGGTGCAGGCCGACGCGAAGGACCGCATGCAGCCGGACGACCTGCTGCGCCTGAACGCGCTCAACGTGCAAGGCAATCCGGTGCCGCTGTCCTCGTTCGCGACGACCAAGTGGGTGACCGGTCCGATGCAGACCCTGCGCTACAACGGCTATCCGGCAATGAGCATTTCCGGCGACGCCAAGCCAGGCTATTCGACCGGCGACGCGCTGGCCGAGATGGAAGCCCTCGCTGCAAAACTGCCACCAGGCTTTGCCTTCGAATGGACCGGCCAGTCGCGCGAGGAACAGCTCTCCGGCGGCACCATGGGCATCCTGATGGCCTTCTCGCTGCTGGCGATCTTCCTGGCCCTGGCGGCGCTGTATGAAAGCTGGTCGATCCCGGTGGCGGTGCTGCTGGTCGTCCCGTTTGGTATCCTGGGCGCGGTGCTGGCGGCGATGCTGCGCAGCTACCCGAACGACGTGTACTTCAAGATCGGCCTGGTGACCATCATCGGCCTGGCGGCGAAGAACGCGGTCCTGATCATCGAGTTCGCGAAGGACCTGCAGGCGCAGGGACGCTCGCCGATGGAAGCGGCGATCGAGGCGGCGCACCTGCGCTTCCGTCCGATCATCATGACCTCGCTCGCCTTCATCCTCGGCGTGCTGCCGCTGGTGATCGCAGGCGGCGCCGGTTCGGCATCGCAGCGCGCCATCGGTACCGGCGTGATGGGCGGCATGATGACGGCGTCGACGCTGGGCGTGCTGTTCGTCCCGATGTTCTTCGTTGTCGTGCGCAAGATCTTCAAGGGCAGCGAACGCCAGCGCAAGAAGTATGCGCATGAAGAAGACACCAGCAAGGTTATCGAGGAAAAAATCTGA
- a CDS encoding alpha/beta fold hydrolase yields MTPLLYSVAVQKPTQLLFLPGASGQTQFWHPVADLLSCLATKVHVGWPGFGDVPRDPAVRDLDDLADMVAGQIDRPTALVAQSMGA; encoded by the coding sequence ATGACGCCGCTGTTGTATAGTGTTGCCGTGCAAAAACCAACTCAACTCCTGTTCCTCCCCGGCGCGTCCGGGCAAACGCAATTCTGGCACCCGGTGGCCGACCTGCTGTCGTGCCTGGCCACCAAAGTCCATGTCGGCTGGCCCGGATTCGGCGACGTGCCGCGCGATCCCGCTGTCCGCGACCTGGACGACCTGGCCGACATGGTCGCCGGCCAGATAGACCGGCCGACCGCGCTGGTCGCCCAATCGATGGGGGCGTGA
- the rdgB gene encoding RdgB/HAM1 family non-canonical purine NTP pyrophosphatase yields the protein MTQRLILASNNAGKLKEFQQILGPIGFTLHPQGEFDVPEAEEPHATFVENALEKARHASRLTGLPALADDSGVCVNALGGAPGVYSARFAGEPKSDARNSEKLVAELAKHADKSAYYYCVLVYVRHADDPQPVIADGRWDGVIIDTPRGENGFGYDPYFLIPALGKTTAELAPSEKNAQSHRGQALRALVEKLK from the coding sequence ATGACCCAACGCCTCATCCTCGCCTCCAACAACGCCGGCAAACTGAAGGAATTCCAGCAAATCCTCGGCCCCATCGGCTTCACCCTGCATCCGCAAGGCGAATTCGACGTGCCGGAAGCGGAAGAGCCGCACGCCACATTTGTTGAAAACGCCCTGGAAAAGGCCCGCCACGCGAGCCGCCTGACCGGCCTGCCGGCGCTGGCCGACGACTCGGGCGTGTGCGTGAATGCCCTCGGCGGCGCGCCGGGCGTCTACTCGGCGCGCTTTGCCGGCGAGCCGAAGTCGGATGCGCGCAACAGCGAGAAACTGGTGGCCGAGCTGGCCAAACACGCCGACAAATCGGCCTATTACTATTGCGTGCTCGTCTACGTGCGCCACGCCGACGATCCGCAGCCGGTCATCGCCGACGGCCGCTGGGACGGCGTCATCATCGACACGCCGCGCGGCGAGAACGGCTTTGGCTACGACCCATACTTCCTGATTCCGGCGCTGGGCAAGACCACGGCCGAACTGGCACCAAGCGAGAAGAATGCGCAGTCGCACCGCGGCCAGGCCCTGCGCGCACTGGTAGAGAAACTCAAATGA